A single genomic interval of Aedes aegypti strain LVP_AGWG chromosome 1, AaegL5.0 Primary Assembly, whole genome shotgun sequence harbors:
- the LOC5565024 gene encoding DDB1- and CUL4-associated factor 13, with product MKVKVISRNPDNYVRETKKDIHKVFRNYDTALHPFEGAREYVRALNATKLERVFAKPFVGNLDGHKDGISALGKHPKSLSLLLSGSYDGEVKLWDVPNQECVQSVMCHSGYVRGIVFSNDGSRFFTIGDDKAIKMWDSGIVDSEEDTHEPLNTILGKTVITSISHNYEEPFFATCGETCNIWDETRNSPIKTLQWGVDTLYDVKYSPVETSLLAACCSDRGIVFYDQREVKPLRKIVMTLRPNQLAWNPMQAYYFTVASEDYNLYTFDTRRLKNPLKIHDGHTSAVTCVDYAPTGREFVSGSYDKTIRIFEAHKANSREVYHTKRMQHVTCIGWSLDNKYIYSGSDEMNVRLWKARAAEKLGALQPREKQAFKYNEALKEKFAAHPQIRRIARHRHVPKVVYNERRKQQEQKQKIKRKEENVRMNSKKGKVPYVPEAKKKVLREEH from the exons ATGAAAGTCAAAGTGATCAGCCGCAATCCGGACAACTACGTGCGGGAGACGAAGAAGGACATCCACAAGGTGTTCCGGAACTACGACACGGCGCTGCATCCCTTCGAGGGGGCTCGGGAATACGTCCGGGCGCTGAATGCCACCAAGCTGGAGCGGGTGTTTGCCAAACCGTTCGTGGGAAATTTGGACGGGCACAAGGACGGCATTTCCGCGCTGGGCAAGCATCCGAAGAGTTTGTCGCTGCTGCTTAGTGGATCGTACGATGGCGAGGTCAAACTGTGGGATGTCCCGAACCAGGAGTGCGTACAGAGCGTCATGTGCCACAGTGGATACGTGAGGGGAATCGTGTTCTCCAATGATGGATCAAG atttttcacaaTCGGAGACGATAAGGCGATCAAAATGTGGGACTCCGGAATAGTGGACAGTGAGGAGGATACACATGAGCCGCTGAATACGATCCTGGGCAAGACGGTCATCACGTCAATTTCACACAACTATGAGGAACCATTCTTCGCGACCTGTGGCGAAACTTGCAACATCTGGGACGAGACGCGTAATTCGCCAATCAAAACGCTCCAGTGGGGAGTGGACACTTTGTACGACGTGAAGTACAGTCCGGTGGAGACTTCCCTGCTGGCCGCTTGCTGTAGCGATCGTGGCATTGTGTTCTATGATCAGCGTGAGGTGAAACCTCTTCGTAAGATCGTCATGACCTTGAGACCCAACCAGTTGGCGTGGAATCCCATGCAGGCGTACTATTTCACGGTGGCCAGCGAGGACTACAATCTGTACACGTTCGATACCCGGCGGTTGAAGAATCCGTTGAAGATCCATGATGGGCACACCTCGGCTGTGACTTGCGTAGATTATGCCCCGACTGGACGGGAGTTCGTGTCCGGAAGTTACGATAAGACGATCCGAATCTTCGAGGCGCACAAGGCCAACAGCCGGGAGGTTTACCACACGAAACGGATGCAGCACGTGACCTGCATCGGGTGGTCCCTGGACAACAAGTACATCTACTCCGGTTCGGACGAAATGAACGTCCGATTGTGGAAGGCTCGGGCCGCGGAGAAACTGGGAGCACTGCAGCCACGTGAGAAGCAAGCCTTCAAGTACAACGAAGCACTGAAGGAGAAGTTTGCCGCGCATCCACAGATTCGACGCATTGCGCGCCACAGACATGTGCCGAAGGTGGTCTACAACGAGCGGCGCAAGCAGCAGGAACAGAAGCAGAAGATCAAACGGAAGGAGGAGAACGTGCGGATGAACTCGAAAAAGGGCAAGGTGCCGTACGTGCCGGAAGCCAAGAAGAAGGTGCTGCGGGAGGAGCATTGA